The Chryseobacterium geocarposphaerae genome window below encodes:
- the ychF gene encoding redox-regulated ATPase YchF codes for MKCGIVGLPNVGKSTLFNCLSNAKAQSANYPFCTIEPNLGTVSVPDQRLFELEKIVKPERVLPAVVEIVDIAGLVKGASKGEGLGNQFLANIRECEAIIHVLRCFDNGNIVHVEGSVDPLRDKEIIDIELQLKDLETVGKAVEKAKKFIKSGKKEDILTYETLQNLQKHLEDGKNAREFATDDLTKSIIGEVQLLTNKPVLYVCNVDENSIKNGNEWIGKIEEMAKAEGAEIVVLAAQIEADINELETYEEREIFLEELGLTEPGVNRLIRKAYDLLKLQTYFTAGVKEVRAWTIGQGWTAPQAAGVIHTDFEKGFIRAEVIKYDDYMQYGSEAKVKEAGKLSVEGKEYIVKDGDIMHFRFNV; via the coding sequence ATGAAATGTGGAATCGTAGGCTTACCGAATGTAGGTAAATCAACTCTTTTTAACTGCCTGAGCAATGCAAAAGCACAGTCGGCAAACTATCCTTTCTGTACTATCGAACCGAACTTAGGAACGGTTTCCGTACCGGATCAGCGATTGTTTGAGCTGGAAAAAATAGTAAAACCTGAAAGAGTGTTGCCTGCTGTTGTGGAAATTGTAGATATCGCAGGGTTGGTAAAAGGCGCAAGTAAAGGGGAAGGGCTAGGAAACCAGTTTCTTGCCAATATCCGTGAATGTGAAGCGATCATCCATGTTTTAAGATGTTTTGACAATGGGAATATCGTTCACGTTGAAGGTTCGGTAGATCCGCTGAGAGATAAAGAAATTATCGATATTGAACTTCAGCTTAAAGATCTGGAAACGGTAGGAAAAGCAGTGGAAAAAGCTAAGAAGTTCATTAAATCAGGAAAGAAAGAAGATATCCTGACGTACGAAACGTTGCAGAATCTTCAGAAGCATCTTGAAGATGGTAAAAATGCCAGAGAATTTGCAACGGATGACTTAACGAAATCTATTATCGGTGAAGTTCAGTTGTTGACGAATAAGCCGGTTCTTTACGTTTGTAATGTAGATGAAAACTCTATTAAAAACGGAAATGAATGGATCGGTAAAATTGAAGAAATGGCGAAAGCAGAAGGTGCTGAAATCGTTGTTCTGGCAGCTCAGATCGAAGCGGATATCAATGAACTGGAAACCTATGAGGAAAGAGAGATATTCCTTGAAGAATTAGGCCTTACAGAACCTGGAGTAAACCGTTTGATCAGAAAAGCATACGATTTATTAAAACTTCAGACCTATTTTACAGCTGGGGTTAAAGAAGTAAGAGCCTGGACGATCGGACAGGGCTGGACAGCTCCTCAGGCGGCTGGAGTGATCCACACGGATTTTGAAAAAGGATTCATCCGTGCGGAAGTGATCAAGTATGATGACTATATGCAATACGGTTCTGAAGCCAAAGTAAAAGAAGCCGGAAAACTTTCTGTAGAAGGTAAAGAATACATCGTAAAAGATGGTGACATCATGCACTTTAGATTCAACGTATAA